AGTCAAGTTTcgataattttccatttctttctttcccgaTCGTTTTCTTTAATTGTTTTCCGAGAAAACCAAGAATGCCTGAGTCTATTGCGAGCCTTAAGAGAGAGAACAGCAATCTTAAGGATCAACTGTCTGTCATGGCGGATGAGATTGCTAAGATGAAGGAGATGCTACTGGAGCAATCAAAGAAACCTGCAGCAACGAAAGATGAAACAGTGCAAAGCTTAGAATTTATGAGTAAAGGATTTGATGATTTTGAGCGATTTAGGGTCTTTGCTGGCAAAGAACTTAAACGCTTAAGTGCTAAGCTTGAAGAGCTTGCTGTTGAACTTAATAGAGTTTCCAGGAATATCGATGAATTTCAAGAGTATAGTTATCAGTACAATGTTAAGATTGTTGGTGTCCCTCAGACGAGTCAAGACGAATCCTGGGCAATTACGAGTGCGCTATGCGAACGTTTATTTAAAGCAATGGAATCCGCTGTATCAATCCAAGACATCGACACAGCCCATCGAGTCCCGACAAGAAACACCGGCAATGGCGGTCCGAAGCCAATAATTTGTCTAGTCATTAGGCGGTTGTCAAAAGATAATGTTATGAATCAGAGAAGAAATGCAAGTAGAGTTGACCCGTCTGCTGTTGGTTTCTCCGAAGATGTTTCCCTTTCTGCTGTTAGAATTTTTGACCATTTAACGCCAAGAATGCTTAAGCGAAAAGCGTGTTTGTTGTACCAAAAATTGCATCCTAAGCGAACTTCCATATGCGAATGTCGATATTATTAGAGCTCATGGACAGTTTAATAACATGCTCAACAGTGACTTGCCGACCAAAAAGTACTTAGATAAACTTCATAGTATTTATGATCTAGATCTCTTTTGCTTAAATACCGAACCAAAATTAAACCCTGATAGAAACTTAAGTATGCAACAAATaagatgcaaatatttttcaccctATAGTTTCTCCACGTTTAAAAAGTCACTAACGGAATCAGTAAATCAATCTCCTTTCTCTATACTCCACACTAATGTAAGAAGCCTGCGGAGAAACATTGATAACCTTCAAGTCCATCTCTTAGATGAGCTTGACTATCAATTCAGTGTAATCggaatcactgaaacaaaaattacaaattcatCCGGGCTAGATTTTAATGCCCGTCTATCAAACTATCAATTTGAATATGTGCCAACACCTCTATCATGTGGAGGTGTTGGTATGTAcattaataattgtttaaaGTTCAAGGTTCTAGAGAGAAcctcaaaagaagcttttcaggCTTTATGGATAGAAATTGAATCCCCAAAGAGTAAAAATATCGTTTGTGGTGTGATTTATAGGCAGCATAATGATCTGGAACAATTCCTGCAATATCTTGACATGACTTTAGAAAAACTTAGCTCCTCCGATAAAGTTGTTTATCTAATGGGCGATTTCAACATTGATCTCCTCAAATGTGAAATTTCCGATTACTCCCATGATTTTCTGTTGTCTTTACAATGTTATTCGTTCTTCCCTGTAATTGATAAACCTACTAGAGTTTATAACAATTCTGCCACACTCATTGGCAATATCTTTGTGAATAGATTCGATCATAAAATTTCCGGTGGAAATATCGTGTCAGACATTAGTGATCAATACTCCCACTTTTGCTTCATCCACAGTCTTACGCCAAAAAATCTCACTACAAAGTACAaaattcgcgattattccaactTCTCTGAAGAATGCTTTACTAATGATGTTTCGGAAACTGACTGGGATAGCTCAATGGGAAACGGATCTGTAGACAaatgtttctcttccttttataataaacttAACAAGCTCATTAATAAACACGCTCCTTTCAAGACTTTATCGAagcgcaaagccaaacaattcTCCAAGCCATGGATAACTAAGGGTCTGCGCAAATCTATCAAAATAAAGAACAGACTGTTTTACTCAGGAGATATATTAAAATATAAGCTGTACAGGAATAGAATTGTTAGCCTTTCTCGTCTTAGCAAACGATTGCATTATGAAGCTTACTTCACTGCAAATCtaaaaaatatgaagaaaacatgGGAGGGGATTAATGAATTATTGAACAGACAGCGAAATAGAAAACAAGTATCAACCCTTCAACGCCCTAACAACTCTGGAGTAACACAAAATCCGGCTGAAATAACCAATATCTTTAACCATTACTTTGCGTCTATTGGACCAAGGCTTGCACGCAATATATCATCTCCCAGGAAAAACTTCCAGGACTACCTTGCCGGTACTAATCATtataaatctttcttttttgatcCTGTCAGTTCGTCCGAGGTGGACATGGAAATCTTGGCTACAACCAGTAATAAAGTATACGGCTTATATTCTTGCCCGGTTCATCTTCTAAAATCTGTGCGTCATACCCTTTCTCCCCTCTTAACTGCCTTGATGAATAAGTCTATCTCAACCGGTATTTATCCCCATCTTTTGAAGCATGCCAAAGTGATTCCTGTCTACAAAACGGGCGACGAAACCGATCCATGtagtttgacaccttcatataaaaaacgagactgcgagacgcacataaccgctcaaaaaacgagattGCGAGACCTagagtttttgatgaaccattcgccaGCCCTATTACTTCCAGACACACCGTGAACGCTTTCTTTCTCATGTATATTGCTGTACTTTATTCACACGAAAAGTAGAGCTAACAACTCCAGCAATTTGCGCTTTAACTTGCTGTGAATTAAGAAGTGAACtcgaaaatgatcaacatgtcatcctCGATGCCAGTGTTACtcgattccttttattttctgcgATGtctctgggtttagtattttactagtatcCCGACAGGTCCTCTCAAGGGGCTATTATACGTAAATAAAAGATATGCCACTTACTTATGATACAGAGTCTATCCAAGGGTACAGTATTTAAATCCTGTCACATGAGTCATAGCAttcggcgcttatttaaaccaTCTCGAGAAGTACACTGACGCTAGTATCCTCAAAAGCGACTGTCCAACGCACTTCAATAGTCCGAGATAACTACTACATGCACTTAAATAAACATAGACAGGGAATCCTCTAAGAAGCCATGGGTCTTATAGGATGAAGATACCCCTGACTAGATCTACCAAACGATAGTTTACTTCTCTAACAACCGTACGCGTTACAGGTTGAGTTAAAGTCTTAGAATTTTAGGAAACATTGTATTGTTCACCGAGTTTACGAGGTGTTCTTGGTAACTTGAGTCACGAAGCAGAAACTCACAGGGAGCACCGATATCGAAGAttcagcatagcgattgaagATGAATAATTAAAGTTTCGAATATTTGCAGCGATTCCTTATACTTTAGAAATCAAAGATTacagtatctgatagaaaatcatattgcctggatcagaaatcgatttttcaggcacaaatcataaacagaccggggcgacgatttgtcagaccCAAATGAAACTGATCAGAAACAAGGGCGACAGACTCGGCCACAAACTGcaacctcagaaagcaaaagcagagtctcagtatcaacattttcaaacaatcttagataatttttacaacagttattTATATCTAATAAAAATCAGCGATCCCAATATAATAAGCCtgttttgtttctattttatggtatttgaaGGTACCGTGGAAAGAACTAAATGGATCAAAAAGATGACGACGAACGATGACCacgaaatgttgccttctagtcattgaatgttcctgttcctgttttactgtcatattttcaaggcattttccaagattatgaaaattgcttttcaattgatagcgtatcaaataaacgttgatagaaattaaaaataaatgctgtttgttgcTGCTCATCCTTTCTcgcatctttcactttcatttacctacctAATTACACgtaaaataatatgaagacatcacaaAATGCAGCACACACCTCAACTGCCACCTGCATTATCTTAGGCGGgagcagatgtagtgaaaa
Above is a window of Montipora capricornis isolate CH-2021 chromosome 6, ASM3666992v2, whole genome shotgun sequence DNA encoding:
- the LOC138053101 gene encoding uncharacterized protein — its product is MPESIASLKRENSNLKDQLSVMADEIAKMKEMLLEQSKKPAATKDETVQSLEFMSKGFDDFERFRVFAGKELKRLSAKLEELAVELNRVSRNIDEFQEYSYQYNVKIVGVPQTSQDESWAITSALCERLFKAMESAVSIQDIDTAHRVPTRNTGNGGPKPIICLVIRRLSKDNVMNQRRNASRVDPSAVGFSEDVSLSAVRIFDHLTPRMLKRKACLLYQKLHPKRTSICECRYY